The genomic DNA CCTTTTTACAGGAGCTGCAATTGTAATGACTACAATTTATTGATCCAAATAGATCCTCATAGTTAAGCTATGCTGTACAATAACTTGTCCTTGTCAGTATTAACCTTTAGTTTGTGACTTTAATGTCCATACAGCTCATATACAGCGATAATTTCACAGGTTTCTCCTTGTGGTCTGAACCTGTAAAGCTAGACCACCAACCCTGATGTAACTCCTGTAATAGTGTCAGACCTAATCATGCAGTTATTTAGAATCAGCCGTTTCGAGCATCCCTTCTGGCTCGTTCTGAGtagaaaaagggttaaagaagtGATGAGATGAGTGAATGACAGCTGAGCCAAAGATCAGACTGCTATGTTAATATAGGAGGATGATGAAGCTCTTTGGTTTGTGTTTGCGTGGCTCTTAGAAGAGCCGTTGTTCCTGTAGTCCAGCTATGGGGATCTACTTGGTCTTGGCGGGTCTTTCGGTCTTCTTGGGCAGCAGAGTAGCGTGTATGTTTGGCAGCACGCCGCCCTGAGCGATGGTGACTCCTCCGAACAGCTTGTTGAGCTCCTCGTCGTTGCGGACAGCCAGCTGCAGGTGCCGGGGGATGATCCTGGTCTTCTTGTTGTCCCGGGCAGCGTTTCCAGCCAGCTCCAGGATCTCAGCGGTCAGATACTCCAGCACCGCCGCCAGGTAGACCGGGCCTCCGGCACCCACCCGCTGTGCATAGTTCCCTTTCCTCAGCAGTCTGTGGACGCGACCCACCGGGAACTGGAGCCCGGCACGGGATGAACGGCTCTTCGCCTTGGCTCTCACCTTACCGGCTCCCTTACCACCACGTGCTGACATTGTTACGTCTTATCTAAGTGTCTGAGATCAAAGCGTGCAGCGGCGGCAGCGTTCTCTGTCTTTATATAGAGACTCTGCTGCTCGTGCGCTGAGCGTTCGATtcatccaccaatcagagaagaGCACGTCCCGCCCGCTCCGCCTTTAAGACAAAGGCTTCACTGTGAGGGAAAAATCGATCTGATAGAAGAGcgtttaaatcagtgatactcaacgtgtggagCTTTTTGAAtacttgtggctctttaatgtcttgaTGTTTAATATTACCCCCtcaaaaactcttaaaaagggaaagtttttgccctttttaccaaattttgccacttttcagccatttaaaCCCCCTTTGCAATTACATACCACATATTTCCTACTTTTCTTTAACCCAGTTTGTCACTTTTgtccagtttttgccccttttcaccattttttctgccaatgttcacccatttcagctagtTTTTGCATCTCagtaccacttgtttcctattttctgcccattcttgccaatCTGGATTGCTTTTTGCCTATTcgagtcacttttcactcatttttgccacatttggaacATTTAATGTAACctataacttatttttgccacttctcagccattttttctactttgtgaccatttttgccacctttaacttattataattgtacttcaagctgtttttgcttatTTAGGGTATATATGTGCAAacttattacatatttttgattCATGTTTTCCATACAGTTTTTATGGCTAGGGAGGTAGATGTCTGTCCAGTGACACAATGTGAAAAAAGGGAATACAGCATGAAATCCAGTGACACAACGTGGAAAAGGGAGTCCAGCATAGAATCCTGTGACACAACGTGCAAAAAAGTCCTTTTCTGGGGccctgtgcatgcattttaGGCCTCTTATGCCTGATCTTTGAGACTTAGCAAGGTCATAGGAGTCTGAAAAAACTGACCACGATTGTACATGATTCCAGGATGAACATAACCGAATTTGAGCACTCTAGGTCAAagcattttgaataaaaaaaaaaaaaaggggggggggggggggggttttgTTTGAAAGCGAGTGTCTTTGTTGGCCCTATTTTGCCCCCTTTGCCTGGCAGCCCGTGTGAGGGGCTTCTCTGCCTTGGGAAGGATAGCTGCCCCCCCTTACTCCTCCAGTTGTCCTAAAATTGGACACCCAGGGGCACGAAGTATTAAAGTGTACATCCAGGGGCACAAAGAGTCAGAGTGTCTCACGAATGACAAAGTCTTTTCGACCGGGAGGACGGGGCAATGCGATTCtccaaagagaaaaaggagaatcTTTTGGAACTTCTCgagatgtttgtctctgtggcCAAGAGGAGGAGCGGTCTGTCTGGGAGTCTGAAGGTggcaggttcaaatcttaatatgactttgtcaattttcaagctttgacttcaaataaagaagaggaaaccCCTGGAAGTCCCTTGCAGGTGTCTGCTTTGGTAGTCTAGAGAGATAAAGGATTGGTTGGGAGTCTGAAGGTGTCAGGTTCAAATCCTACTTAGGCTTGGTCAGTTTTTAAGAGCTGAGTctgaagaaagaagggaaaagcTTTAGGAGATGATGGCAGGTGTCTGTCTATGTGAGCTAGGGAGGTAGAGGTCTGTCTGGGAGTCTGAAGGttgcaggttcaaatcttaatctgactttgtcaatttttaagctttgactccaaataaagaagaggaaacatcTGGAACACATTGCAAATGTCTGCTTTGGTAGTCTAGCGAGATAAAGGCTTGCTTGGGAGTCTGAAGGTggcaggttcaaatcttacaaTGGCTTGGTCAGTTTTGGTGATTTGAGTCTAAGGAGAGAATTTAAAAACCTTTGGAGCACTTCAGCAAGTGTCTTTATCTGTGGCCTTGGGAGAGAGTGGGCTGCCTGGTAATCAGGAGGTTGCAGGTTCAAGTCGTCCCATGGTTTGGTGACAACTTGAATTCAAAGGGAGATGGGAAACTCTGGAAGTGTTAGGGGAGAGGTGGTGAATTTTAAATTCTGACATCCCAAATGATAATGATAAATGTGTCAGGATAAGATCTCTCAGTGTGAAAGGTACCGATGGCGCAGTGGGTTCAGCACACTCTCAAGCACCCAAGTGGGCATGAGCACCAGTGGCGGGAGAGGCTGGGGTTCGGAACCCAGTGCCGCCAGTACCTGGATCGAGCAGTGCCCTGTGGAAAGGGGCCAGGGGGGGCTATCTCCCCCCTGGTGTCTGGTGAAATGTATCAGCAGGGGTTATGCGTCAAAAAGGTGATAAGAAGGTGCTAATTTTATAGTTGTCTAACGTAACTGTCAGCAAAATTgggccggctctagcagctacagccggccgccggctctagcagctacagccggccgccggctctagcagctgcAGCTacagccggccgccggctctagcagctgcAGCTacagccggccgccggctctagcagctacagccggccgccggctctagcagctacagccggccgccggctctagcagctacaACTCCGACCGCCCGGCTCTAACAGCTACAACCGACCGCCCGGCTCTGCAGCTACAACCGACGCCCGGCTCTGCAGCTTCAGCCGACCgcccggctctagcagctacaGCCGGCCgcccggctctagcagctactGGGCCGCCGGCTCTAGAGCTACAGGGCCgcccggctctagcagctacaCAGCCGGCCGCCCGGCTCTAGCAGCTGGCGGCgcccggctctagcagctacaACCCGACCGCCCGGCTCTGCAGCTGGCCCGGCCGCCCGGCTCTCAGCTACAGCCGACGCCCGGCTCTGGCAGCTACAGCCGGCgcccggctctagcagctacaCTGGCGGCCGCCCGGCTCTGCCCCTTCACAGCCGACGCCGGCTCCTGGCAGCTACAACCCGGCCGCCCGGCTCTAGCCTACAACCCGGCCGCCCGGCTCTGGCAGCTACAACCGGCCGCCCGGCTCTAGCAGCTGGCCGGCCGCCCGGCTCTAACTTACAGCCGACCGCCCGGCTCTGCAGCTACAGCCGGCCGCGGCTCTAGCAGCTACAGCCGGCCGCCCGGCTCTGCGTTCAGCCTGGCGGCCGCCCGGCTCTAGCAGCCACAACCCGGACGCCCGGCTCTAGCAGCCCCAGCCGGGCGGCTCTAGCAGCTGGCCCGATGCGCGGCTCTAGCAGCTacagccggccgccggctctaaCTCTGGCTGAACGCCGCCCGGCTCTAGCAGCTGGCCGACGCCCGGCTCTGGCAGCTCTAACCGGCCGCCCGGCTCTGCAGCTACAGCCCGACGCGGCTCTAGCAGCTACAACCCGGCGCCGGCTCTGGCAGCAATATTATATTGGACATTCTTGCATATGTTGATCTTATAGGCGCAGGCAGAGCTGTCATATAggaagattttctttttcattttaaaactgcaaagaAATTACAAAGTTCACATTGGATCACAGGagctcagtaaaaaaaaaaacatatacagCTTACAGCTTACTCTGAATTTtgggaggttttttttgttttttgccggCTCTAGGAGCTGAATTttgggaggtttttttttttttttttgccggcTCTAGGAGCTGAAttttgggagtttttttttttttgggggggggggggtgttttgtttggggtttttttgtttttgctttttttgtttctctttttgagatttatttttttaaaactgactattttgacacattcaaaTTTTGCATCAGATAAaaattgtggtaaaaaaaaaaagggtgcttacttgatgttttttcaaattcaaaatccatttttttgctaaaaaCAATTTCATCTCcagaaattcaaattcaaacttAGATGGCACTGATTTACTTCAATATACTATCAGTCATGTCATGACGGGGCCAAATTCGTCCAGTCAAAGCCACTGGTACAGCAGTGAAGAGCCGTTTCAGGGCTGAAAGATTCGGCCCTTATCACTGAATTGAGCCAAATGGTCCAGATCACTAGAAAGACgtggaattcccatcactagatAAAGGAAAAGGTTTCTTTgacctttctctttctctcaagAAACAAACTTCCGTTGCTATGACTAATAGTCAAACGCTATATAAGAGGATAGGTTTCTGATATTATTGTTAAATAATACAATGAATACATCCGTGGTCCaggtcaaacatttttattattgtacATTAGAACAAGGGTTTCTCTATCGTTGGTCTAAAGCAATCATCCTTCCCGTTCAACTGTGAGATTAATTATAAAACAGGATATTTCTCTTTCTGATGAGTGGGGGCTCTGAAAGAGCCTTTGTTTCTCCTTGGACCAGGTTAAGTTTAACCCCCAAATCCGTACAGGGTCCGTCCCTGCCTCTTGAGAGCGTAGACCACGTCCATGGCGGTCACAGTCTTCCTCTTGGCGTGCTCCGTGTAGGTGACGGCATCCCGGATGACGTTCTCCAGGAAAACCTTCAACACCCGCGGGTCTCCTCGTAGATGAGACCGGAGATCCGCTTGACTCCACCGCGGCGAGCCAGACGGCGGATGGCGGGCTTGGTGATTCCTGGATGTTATCGCGGAGGACTTTACGGTGACGCTTAGCGCCTCCTTTACCGAGTCCTTTCCCGCCCTTTCCACGGCCAGACATCTTGAACGACCCTTTCGACAGTTAGTTTGAACAGAATGCATCGGACAGTGGCAGCCATCTTTTTATAAATCCTCCCTGCGGACGttaaagagacaggagagagtGGCGGTGTTACACTGAACTCCTTCCTCCTTTGTTTCACTCCAGCAACCACCTTATGTAATCGGTTAAAATCCTTTTATTCATCAGCTAGAACCTGGAAAGCGCGGTTTACTTTGGTGGCTCCTTTTTGTAAAATAAGAGCATGGCGACTATTAAAGATGtctaaaaatgatcaaacatCAGAATGCCCTTTATGTCTGTCTGTTTCCGTAGAGAGCATCTGTAGCAGACTGTTCAAAGGATTCACAAACATTCTGGgacagggtgtcaaactcgatcacagcagggactggattctggatttgggtctaacctgagggcctaacagggtcgatATTTAACCATGGACTGTCAAGATTCTCaagattttgagattaaaaggtcaacatgataagttaaaaactcaaaatccgagataaaaagtcaaacttacaagatttaaaggaaaaaacatgaaatgtaaaatctaaataatgtttttaaaaagcaaaacatgaGATAGAATGctaaaaccatgatttttaactcaaaaatgTTATAAGagacaaaataatgagttataaaggtcaaaatatgagatgaaattttaaaaccatgagttttaaGGGTAAAGAAAttagatgaaagtcagagtgaggagttgaaatggtcagtaaaactgagataaaattcaaactcATGATATTTAACGattaaaatgtgagataaaaatcaaaatcgtgagtttaaaatgacaaaaatatgaaataacattaaaatcatgagttttaaccccttaaagcctgaaaacataaataatagccagaaaattcttttttttttttaaattgaaatgttcatttaacattctgaaataaaaaaaaaaaacaaatttccataaaatctAACAGATATATATTCAGTATCTCATCTCATTCATTAGgctaggtgtttttggtaactgataatccacttgagggcaatTTTATCacttatcagattgtattcagaagtttttttgagtaatttatagaacctattgattagatagaagtatcataaaagtatgtctcaaatatgcgacaacaggcgttaaggggttaaaggtAAATAAccgagataaaagtcaaaattaggagttgataaaggtcaaaacatgagataaaagtcaaagacatgacttaaaatttcaaaataggatttaaaatgtaaacttatgaatctaaaaggttaaaatatgagagaaagagTCAAAGTTAtaagatgtaaaggttaaaatatgaaataaaaagtaaaaatcataacTTTTATTCATGGGAGAGgcaaaatatagagaaaacaaatttctcctacattcctgactttttgtcaaaatatttttactgtttactttttttctattttttatgacTCAGCGAGGATGTTATGAATCTTCCaggtttagtttacatttttatactggaggaaatccgCAGACCTCATACAGGTGgaccagttctgataaaaatatcataggatctggtgggccgggtttaacagccggctctagcagctacaGCCGGCTCACAAATTAACAtgtccttttttgccagttgaacccttttctgcctcagctaaccctttatTTTGCCAGTTAATATAATGTTTTTTCCCATCCCATTCCACCAAATTtacacgtttttgccactttaaccaatttttgacgttttgtttgtttgtttgtttgtttgttttgccactattatccaTTTTCTTGGCACTTATAagcaatttctgctacttttaaactccaatttcaTAACCTGTCCcagcattttttccccccattatTAACCCACTTTAgctattttaatgtattttaattctgttttaaactaaaggatttagttacattttaagagggctGGGTTTGAATTTTCAAcatcaattcatttttttggcAAAGTTCAGTCTTTTATGACTGACCGTTAAGTCTATGTTGGACTTGATTATGTTGATTGATCAAATGtgttgttcaataaaaactatTTTCAGGAAACAAGTTTGGAGTCAGTCTTTAGTGtgaactttaatattttaaatattgggCCTAGTTAGAAGGTTTCTTATTAATAATTCAGCTGAAAGTATCATTTCTGTCATTAGTTCTCCAAGACCCCCTTGCATATTCAAGCAAAACAGATACTGTAGCTGAAATATCCCTCAATGAATCCATATTGAATTGAATCAAATcggaaatcaaatcaaattgacCTTGTGAATCAAAATTGAATCAGTTCAGGAaatcagtggcaatacccagccctaatttttGAGAGGGCTACTCactgcacaaatgaattaaaaagatatttgtttctttaaaacagGTGGTTatatttcaggttaaatataaaatactacagcttaactttacaatggaccatgattttgccggcccccagtttggctgggccatttttcatcaacacggttattttccatgtgttcatccaccttcaggtacagtgggggtcccgtCCCCGGTCTctaacacctttattttggggtcacaggttgaaaaggttgagaaccactgtgtcAGGATGACACGGGTCATTTGGCCAGACTCTTGATCAGCTCCTTTTTACAGGAGCTGCAATTGTAATGATACGATTTATTGATCCAACTAGATCCTCATAGTTAAGCTATGCTATACAATAACTTGTCATTGTCAGTATTAACCTTTAGTTTGTCATTTTAATCTCCACCCAGCTCATCTACAGTGATAATTTGACAGGCTACTTCTACCTGACTTGTGGTCTAAGTCTCGAATGTATCACAACCAACCCGACTCCTTAGACTTTGTAAATCTAAACAGATGACAGACTCCCGACAGTTGAATGTCCCTGTGGGGATAAataagttattgtattgtaataaTTCAGACCTAATCATGCAGTTATTTAGAATCAGCCGTTTCGAGCATCCCCTCTGGCTCGTTCTGAGTAGAAAAGAAGTGATGAGATGAGTGAATGACAGCTGAGCCAAAGATCAGACTGCTATGTTAATATAGGAGGATGATGAAGCTCTTTGGTTTGTGTTTGCGTGGCTCTTAGAAGAGCCGTTGTTCCTGTAGTCCAGCTATGGGGATCTACTTGGTCTTGGCGGGTCTTTCGGTCTTCTTGGGCAGCAGAGTAGCGTGTATGTTTGGCAGCACGCCGCCCTGAGCGATGGTGACTCCTCCGAACAGCTTGTTGAGCTCCTCGTCGTTGCGGACAGCCAGCTGCAGGTGCCGGGGGATGATCCTGGTCTTCTTGTTGTCCCGGGCAGCGTTTCCAGCCAGCTCCAGAATCTCAGCGGTCAGATACTCCAGCACCGCCGCCAGGTAGACCGGGCCTCCGGCACCCACCCGCTGTGCATAGTTCCCTTTCCTCAGCAGTCTGTGGACGCGACCCACCGGGAACTGGAGCCCGGCACGGGATGAACGGCTCTTCGCCTTGGCTCTCACCTTACCGGCTCCCTTACCACCACGTGCTGACATTGTTACGTCTTATCTAAGTGTCTGAGATCAAAGCGTGCAGCGGCGGCAGCGTTCTCTGTCTTTATATAGAGACTCTGCTGCTCGTGCGCTGAGCGTTCGATtcatccaccaatcagagaagaGCACGTCCCGCCCGCTCCGCCTTTAAGACAAAGGCTTCACTGAGAGGGAAAAATCGATCTGATAGAAGAGcgtttaaatcagtgatactcaacgtgtggagCTTTTTGAAtacttgtggctctttaatgtcttgaTGTTTAATATTATCCCCTcaaaaacccttaaaaaaggaaagggtttgcccttttcaccaaattttgccacttttcagccatttaaaCTCCCTTTGCAATTACATACCACATATTTCCTACTTttctttaacccagtttttcacttttgtccagtttttgccccttttcaccattttttttctgccaatgttcacccatttcagctagtTTTTGCATCTCagtaccacttgtttcctattttctgcccatttttgccaatcttgattgctttttgcctatttgagtcacttttcactcatttttgccacatttggaacATTTAATGTAACctataacttatttttgccacttctcacccattttttctactttctgaccatttttgccacctttaacttattagaattgtacttcaagctgtttttgcttcaccacttagattgtggctcttgcaaaggtatttttcaaccacttggctctttggctgagtAAGACTGGTTTAAATACAAATGAATTTAGAAGATGAAGCGTTTGACATCACAAACAGCTCTGAATGAAAGCTAACCTGATAGACACTATTGATCTGTTATCAAATACttattaataaacaaaatacGGATGTATTGCAATGGTATAATTCAGTCATGTTTTCAGAACAGTTCTGTAAGGCTGATTTTAGCCCTGTTACCTATCTTCATTGATAATTAAGGACAAATGAAGTTTGAAATAGTTTAGAAATAATTTTAGGTGTTCCCCTTATTTATGTGGTCATTTCCATGTCTGAGCCAGTTACCATCAAAAACActtgtaaaatgtttaatatacAGCTGTACCAATAAATTAATGATTAATGTCATGTTATCAAGTCCTAATAAAACCATTTTACAGTAATGTTCTTGACTAAATGTAACAAAGAAAATCACCATCCAAATAGAAACTCATCCTGTAAGCTTTAGCTCAAAGGCAGATTTTTAGAAATGTGTTCGTTCATTAATAGTTTTTCTCTAATCTATCTCGGTTACAACTCCGATCATGAATCCACATTTATTCACCAATTTACAGTCTGAGGACTAGTGAAATATTTAGGGTATATATGTGCAAACTTAttacacatttttcattcatgttttccaTACAGTTTTTATGGCTAGGGAGGTAGATGTCTGTCCAGTGACACAATGTGAAAAAAGGGAATACAGCATGAAATCCAGTGACACAACGTGGAAAAGGGGAGTCCAGCATAGAATCCTGTGACACAACGTGCAAAAAAGACCTTTTTGGGGccctgtgcatgcattttaGGCCTCTTATGCATGACCTCTGAGACTTAGCAAGGTCATAGGAGTCTGAaaaaattgaccatgattgtaCATGATTGCAGGATGAGCATATCCGAATTTGAGCACTCTAGGTCAAagcattttgaattaaaaaaaaagaaaaaaagggggggggggggagttTGAAAGCGAGTGTCTTTGTTGGCCCTATTTTGCCCCCTTTGCCTGGCAGCCCGTGTGAGGGGCTTCTCTGCCTTGGGAAGGATAGCTGCCCCCCCTTACTCCTCCAGTTGTCCTAAAATTGGACACCCAGGGTCACGAAGTATTAAAGTGTACATCCAGGGGCACAAAGAGTCAGAGTGTCTCACGAATGACAAAGTCTTTTGGTTTGGTGACAACTTGAATTCAAAGTGAGATGGGAAACCTCTGGAAGTCTTAGGGGAGAGGTGGTGAATTTTAAATTCTGACATCcaaaatgataatgataaatGTGTCAGGATAAGATCTCTCAGCGTGAAAGGTACCGGTGGCGCAGTGGGTTCAGCACACTCTCAAGCACCCGAGTGGGCATGAGCACCAGTGGCGTGAGAGGCTGGGGTTTGGAACCCAGTGCCGCCAGTACCTGGATCGAGCAGTGCCCTGTGGAAAGGGgccgggggggggggctatCTCCCCTCTGGTGTCTTTTGAAATGTATCAGCAGGGGTTATGCGTCAAAAAGGTGATTAGAAGGTGCTAATTTTATAGTTGTCTAACGTAACTGTCAGCAATATTgagccggctctagcagctacaGCCGGCTGCTGGCTCTTGTAGCTATCAGTCATGTCATGACGGGGCCAAATTCATCCAGTCAAAGCCACTGGTACAGCAGTGAAGAGCCGTTTCAGGGCTGAAAGATTCGGCGCTTATCGCTGAGTTGAGCCAAATGGTCCAGATCACTAGAAAGACGTGGAACTCCCATCACTCGATAAAGGAAAAGGTTTCTTTGACCTTTCTCTTAGCAAGAAACAAACTTCCGTTGCTATGACTAATAGTCAAACGCTAAATAAGAGGATAGGTTTCTGACATTATTGTTAAATAATACGATGAATACATCCGTGGTCCaggtcaaacatttttattattgtacATTAGAACAAGGGTTTCTCTATCGTTGGTCTAAAGCAACCATCCTTCCCGTTCAACTGTgtgattaaatataaaacaggATATTTCTCTTTCTGATGAGTGGTGGCTCTGAAAAGAGCCTTTGTTTCTCCTTGGACCAGGTTTAGTTTAACCCCCAAATCCGTACAGGGTCCGTCCCTGCCTCTTGAGAGCGTAGACCACATCCATGGCGGTCACAGTCTTCCTCTTGGCGTGCTCCGTGTAGGTGACGGCATCCCGGATGACGTTCTCCAGGAAAACCTTCAGCACCCCGCGGGTCTCCTCGTAGATGAGACCGGAGATCCGCTTGACTCCACCGCGGCGAGCCAAACGGCGGATGGCGGGCTTGGTGATTCCC from Cheilinus undulatus linkage group 12, ASM1832078v1, whole genome shotgun sequence includes the following:
- the LOC121518489 gene encoding histone H2A-beta, sperm-like → MSARGGKGAGKVRAKAKSRSSRAGLQFPVGRVHRLLRKGNYAQRVGAGGPVYLAAVLEYLTAEILELAGNAARDNKKTRIIPRHLQLAVRNDEELNKLFGGVTIAQGGVLPNIHATLLPKKTERPAKTK
- the LOC121518490 gene encoding histone H2A-beta, sperm-like, encoding MSARGGKGAGKVRAKAKSRSSRAGLQFPVGRVHRLLRKGNYAQRVGAGGPVYLAAVLEYLTAEILELAGNAARDNKKTRIIPRHLQLAVRNDEELNKLFGGVTIAQGGVLPNIHATLLPKKTERPAKTK
- the LOC121518491 gene encoding histone H4 → MSGRGKGGKGLGKGGAKRHRKVLRDNIQGITKPAIRRLARRGGVKRISGLIYEETRGVLKVFLENVIRDAVTYTEHAKRKTVTAMDVVYALKRQGRTLYGFGG